GCACGCCCCGCACGACCTCGCCCACCGACGCTGGCTCGAAATGGTAGCGCTTCTTCCCCTGCTCGATGCGGGCGAAATCCAGAATATTGTTGATCAGATGCGTGAGCCGCACCGTTTCCTTGTGGATGATGCCGAGGAATTTCTTCTCCTGCTGTTCGTCGTGGAAACGGCCTTCCTTCAGTGTCTCCGTGTACAGGCGGATCGCCGCCAGCGGCGTTTTCAGCTCGTGTGTGATGTTGGAGACGAAGTGCGACTTGAGATGGGCGAGCTCCATCTGCCGGAGCAAGAAGCGCATGGAAACCAGGATGCCGCCGATGGCGATGACCCCCATGACGGCGAGCAGCAGCGTGTTCGACAGCCAGATGTCGCGCTGGTACTTGGGTCCCTTCGGGCTGGCGTAGTGCAGGCGCACCGTCCATCCCGGGAGCACGTCCCAGAGCTCGGCCTCGGCGAGCGACTCCCCGGGCTGGTCGCCGAGTTGCTTGTCACCGCTGGCGCTCGGGTAGACGAGCCTGCCGCTCTGATCGTAGACGGCGAAGGCGAGGTCTTGGCCGAAGCGCGGCGAGAAGCGTTCCGTCGCCGACTCGATGGCCTCCTCGAGCACATGGGCCAGGAAGCGCTCGCGGACATAGGGCAAGTGCAGGAAGAATCCGGCGACGCCGTACGCCTGCCCCTTGGCATCGAAGAGACCGAACGCCGTCAAGTGGAAGGGCTCGCCGCCCTCCTGGCCGCGGAAGAAATGCGCCTCCGTGGAGCCGAGCAGGTGTTCGAAGGTGTCCGAGTCGAGAACCTCGTCGAGAATGCGGGCGGCGCGGTCGCGCAGCGAATCCCCATCGCTTCGCTGCGAGAAGGCCACGCTGCGGTCAGGGCGCAGGAGAAAGGCGCGGTCGACGTAGGGATAGGTCGCCTCGACCCGTGCGAGCTCGGTGGCGGGATCGAAACGCTGCAGCAACGCGACCATGCGGAAGTGCATGTGGATTTCGCGCTCCTTGGCGCGAATCCGGTCCTGCACCTGGGAAACGGCGTGATCGGCGGTGAAGTGCGCCGTCTCTTCGAGGATGTGGTTCTGGAAGCCGAACATCTCCCGCTGCAGGCGGATGCTGAGGAAGGCGAGGAACGCGGTGGGGAGCAGGATCCCGAGCGCCGCCAGGACCAGAGTGCGTTTGCGTGTGAAGCGGAAGACAGCCATGCGCACCACCCGTGCCGTGATTGCGTACGAGTGTAGCCCGGGACGAGCAAAGCGAAAAGGCGAGGGGGCGTCGCGCTCGCGGACTCCCTATAGGGTCAGTTTGGCGGCGCTCACCATGCTTTGCAGCCGGTGCACGACCTCGGGGTCCGTCGAGGTGTACAGCAGCAACACGCCGTCAGGGAGACGCAGGGCGTCGATCCGCAAGGAGGCGAAGGCGTCCAGATTGGCCTGGCACGGAGCACAGAGCGGAACAGCTTCGCGCCGCTGCAGCATCTCGAGCAAATGCTGACGCTGCGTGCAAGCGTTCCAGAGCGTGGTCTGGACCTGGGGATCGAGAGAAGTGGCGCGCAGGAGCACGCCGTCGGGGATCTCCTCGGCTTCGAAGGTCACCGCGTCCACCGGCACACCCGCCATGGCAGTGTCCCACAACCGGCAGGCAGCGCAGGGCGTTTCGGGGCTGTCGGCGGCTCGGACCGGAGCCGCGAGGAGGAGAGCTTCTGCCGCAACGAGGAGAGTGGCTGCCGCGACGGCGAGGGCAGCCCAGAGTCGGGATCCCCGTGACAGCCCTGTCCGCCGGGACCGCATGGTGTCCTCCCCCTCTTTCCCCAACAAGCGGCCGGGCCCGATTCTTCCGGAGCCCCACACAAGTGGCTGCCAAGGCCGGCGGGGCGTCCTCCATGATACTCGCCGGACCGGTGCCGCGGAATCCTGCGGCATTCAGAGGCCTCAGGAGGAAGGCGGCCCTCTCCTGGCCTCCTACCTCTGTGAAGACGCCGGTGGGGGCTTCTAGGTTGCAGCCGGCCGCGAGGGTCGCTCCACCACCGTCCGCCGCTGCCCTTCCTCGAGCAGAGCACGGAAGCCGCCCGCGTCGCGAGCTGCCACCGCGCCGACGATGCGATCCAGCGCCGACCGCAGCCGTTCGAGCGCCTCCGCCGAGTGCGGATTCATCGTTTGGATCTCGTAGTAGACATCCGGGCTCTCGCGCACGACGGCGGCCGCGAGCGACTCGAGAGCTTGGAAGGTCGTGCTGCGCACCGGATGCTCGGTTTCCGGCAAGGTGAGGGCGAAGGCGATGGCTGTGGCATGTGCGAGGCTCAAGAGATCTGCCATGACGCGGTCGTGGTCGGCGAGCGGCAGGTGCACGAGGTGGGCCGTGGTGGGCTGGAAGAGTCGCTCCACCGCCGCCGCCGCTTCACGATCGCCGGTGTCGCAGATCACCAGGTCGGCATCGCGCAGCAGGAAGATGCTGGGTCCGAACATCGGATGGATCGAGGCGACGCGGCCGCCGGCCCGCTGGAGAGCGCGGATCGGCTCGAGGAGCGGTGTCTTGATGCTGGCGATGTCGACCACCACTCCGGCGGGCGGCTTCCTGACCCAATCGGCGTACAGCGCCGCGGTGGCTGCCGGTGGCGTGGAACAAACGACGAGCTCCGCTGCGGGCAATGCCTGATGGGCCCAGTCGTTTTCTTCCGGCGCCGCCGCCGGATCGAGGGAACCGGTGGTGTAGCCCTGCGCCGAGAGGAAGCGGGCGAACCAGCGGCCCATGCGGCCGGCACCGCCGACCACCACGGCGCTCTTGCCCGCGCCCACGGCGGCAAGGCGCAAACTGTCCGCATCCTGCGCGGTCACCGAGGCGCGGATGAGCCCCGCCAGGAGATCCTCCGCCACCGCCGGATCGAGCCCACGCTGGGCGGCAGCGGCACGGGCGCGCTCCAGCACCACTCTCTCTTGCGCGTAGTCCACCGTCGCACGCTTCTGCAGGCGCTTGAGCTCCCCCACCTGCCTGGCCAACCCCACGCGCTCCGCCACCAGCGCCACGAGATGCAGATCGAGCTCCCGAATGCGCTCTCGTAATGTGTCCAGGTCTTCTTCCGCCACTTTCGGTGCCCCTCACAAGCGCTGCGCCCTCAACCCCTTCGCAGTCGGAGCACGATGCCATGGAGACCCAGGAACAACGTGAGCGAGATGAGGATGCTCGGCGCTGCCGGCATGTCCCAGCGCAGGGAGGCCAGGAGACCGGCGAAGCTGGCAACGAACGCGAAGCTCCAGCCCATGGCGAGTGCCGGGAGCGTGCGTCCTGTGGTCAACAAACCGGCCACCGCCGGAATGACCAGGAGTCCGAAGACCAGCAGCACGCCTGCAATCCGCACCGAGGACGTGACCACGACGCCAAAGAGAGCATAGAAGACGAAGTCCCAGAGGAACAACCGGCGGCCGCGGACACGTGCGCCTTCGGGATCGTTGGTGATCTCGAAGAACGGCCGGCGCAGGAGGAGGTGCGCGCCACCGATCACCGCGTACAACATGGCCGTTTGCAGCAGGTGCCGCGGATCCACGGTGTAGAGCGTGCCGACGAGGGTTTCCTTCAGGTGCTCCGGCCCCGATGGGCTCTTCTCTAGGACCAGGAACACCGCGGCCTGAGCGGTGGCGAAGACGATGCCGATGAACGCCTCCAGAGGGACGCGCCGTTCCTGGCTGCGCAGCCACGCGAAACACGCCGCCCCGACCAGCGTCATGGCCAGCGGGAGCGAGTAGGCCGCCACCGGATCCTCGTGGTGCTCGACGGCGACTGCCAAGGCCACACCGAGCGCCGCCATCTGCGCCAGCGCCAGATCCACGAAGATGACCCCTCGCCGCACGACGTGGAACCCCAGATAGGCATGGATGCCCCCGAGGACCAGGATGGCGAAAAGCGCAGTACGGAAGAACGGCATGCCGAGCGCTTCCATCGTCCCACCTTTCTTCAACGACTCATGGCTGCCCCGCCGCGGCGTTGCCCGACAGAAGGGCGAAGAGCGCCTCGAAATGCGAGGCGTAGCTGCCGGCGGCGGTGTCGTCGCAGGCGGCGGCGATCCTGACGATGCGAATTCCTGTCTCACGGGCCAGGAACTTGCCGGCGTCCTCGGAGAAGTACGGCTCCTGCAGCGCCACCGTCACCTTGCGCTCCTTGATGACGCTGACCAGGTCCTGCAAGTGCTTTCCGGTCGGTGGGATGCCCGGGATGGGCTCCATCGTCGACACCACATTCAGGCCGAAGGTATTGGCGAAGTAGCTCCAGGAACGATGGAAGGTGATGATGTCGCGGCTCGGGATCCCCGCCAGGGCCCGCTCGCCATGCTGCACTAACGCTTCCATTTCCTTGGCGAAGCGCTCACTCCCTGCCGCGTACTCGCTGGCGTGCGCCGGATCGAAACGCGACAATGCCTCGGCGATCGTGTGCGCCACGATGCTCCCATTGCGCGGGTCGAGCCAGTAGTGCGGGTTGCCGTCGGGGTGCACGTCGCCCATCGAGGCGTCCACCTTGCCGGTGGGTTTTTCCAGGACAGGAATACCGCGGGAACAATCCACGATGACCAGGTCATTGTTGTGCGAGCCGTCGATGATCTGGTCCGCCCACTGATCCAGCCACAGCCCCACCTTGAGATAGATGCGCGCCCGTGACACCCGCACCATATAAGAAGGCAGAACCTCGACGCGGTGCGGGTCCGCGTTCGGGCGTCCTATCGCAACGACCTCGACCAGATCCCCGCCCACGCTGGAGGCGATGGAGGCGAGATCGGTGGTCGAGGCCGCGACGAGAACCTTCGCAGCCGCCGGGCCGGCGGCGAAGCACACCAGCACTCCGACGATGAGGACGAATCCGAGGTGCCAAGAGTGGCTACAGCGGTTCCCCTCGGGGTTCCCGCGGCGCCTGGAGTGATTCAAGCTCATGATCGTTCTCCTCATGACTAGAACTGATGGGCCTTGTGCGGACCCATCGAGAAGATGACCCGCAACGTGAAGGTGTCAACCGCGTCTCCCGTCTCGGGAATGAAACGGCGCCAGTCGGCGGCGAACACCGTGGTTTCCTCGAGCAGCGAATAGCCGGCGAAGGCGCCGACGCTCTGGCTCCAGGGCTTGTCGGGCTCCGGTTCTTGGTACTGCTCATAGGAAGCGCCGACGTTGTAGCGCAGCGCGAAGTTGTAGTTGGCGTACATGGAGCCGCCCACCGGCCGCACCCGTGTGCTGGTGTAGCCGGCGGACGCAGAGTCCCAGGCGGCGTCCTCGCGTTCGAGCACGAGCCCCTCCGCCTGCAGCACCAGATACGCCCGCGGCGAGGTCCAGAGCTTCGCCTTCAGGTCGGCGCCGTAGACTTGCGTGGTCGTGCCCGCCGCCACGTTGTTCGTTCCCCCCAGGCCGGAGAGTCCGAATTCCAACGCCGACTGCTCGCCCAGCATGGCGAATCCCGTGAGACGGCCGTTGTAGGCGGGCCGGTGCTCGCCGGCGTGGTCGTCGCCGCCGGTGTTGAGCGGATCGGCGGGATCCGTGCTCGGCTCGCGCTGGATCCGGAAGGAGTCGCCTCGCAACCAGTCTGCGGCCAGGTCGACGGAGAAATCCCCGTGGATCGGGATGCGGTTCGAAACGGACGCGCCGATCTCGATCACCGCTTCCTCGCCGGGAAGGTAGGCCGCCATGACGCCGAAGCGCTCGGCGAAAGGCAGCATGTGCGGGTGCATCTGATTGAGACGTCCGAAGCCGACGCGATACTGCCCGCCCCGGAGCGAGAATCCGAGGGGCAGACCGCGGAGGAGATGGAAATAACCCTCCTCGACCTCCAACCCCTCCTCGCCGATCGTGGGCCGGAGATAGCCGCGGGCATAGGGATTCAAGTACGCCTCGAAAACGAGCTCGACCTCGCCGAGGTCCGGTACCAGACGGTTCCGGTCGAGATTGTTCGGGTCGTCGGTGACAGCGAAGAAGGGTTGTCCGACGACCGAGATATCGGGGTTGGTGACGCCTGCTCGCGCCAGCTCAGGGAGCATGGCGCAGAGCCCGGCGCACGCCAGAGACAAGATCCGACGGGACATCCGCGACCCTCCGTGAAACTCGAGCCTTCGGTGTCGCACCAGGGGGTGCCACCGAGAAAGACCCTTGGCGACGGGCGAAATGACGCCCGCCGCTCGGGAACGGCTTCGCAGGAGTTTCAGGCGGAGGGAGGACCGCGGCGGCTCTGAGGGCTGGGAACTCGGGTCTCGAGGGTGCAGATCAGGGGCTCGAGCCCTTGGATCTCGGGGATCTCAGGAACGCTGCCGAGAAGCGCGCTGGAGGCCGCCGGCAGGTCGAGCACGGTGACGAGAACGCGGCAGGCGACACAGGCGAAGTCATGGGCCAGGCCGGCGTCATGGCTGTGCGGTGTGACCACACGCACGGCCAACCCGGCGAGGAGAGCCAGAGCCAGGACATAGGGAGCAGCCTTCCGCAGGCGCTGGAAGGTTGCCCGGAGTGGTGTGGAACCAGTCATCTTCCTGCCTCCGCGCAAACTCTATGCCCCGTTCGCGCGGTGGATCAAGCCAAGAACGGCCGGGTCATGCTTCCAGAACTTCCGGGTCATGTCTCTAGGCACCCTCGCCGACTGCCAATGTTACTTTCACCGACTGGGGGCATCGCTCCACACCCCCGAAACGAGGCGTCCCCACCCCCCTGGGTTCTAACCGAGAGGCCCTCCAGAAAGTCCCGGGTCGACACCCCTTGACGTTGCCGGCCCAGCATCGTAAGGTACTCTTGAGACTGAGTCTCAATCGCAGAGGTGGCGGCTTGACTCCCATAGCGCACGGCGACGACAACAGCGGCGCGGAGCGCAGCCCCGAGGAACGACTGCGCGAACACCTGAAATCGCGCAACCTGCGCATAACGCCGGAACGCCTCACAGTGCTGCACGGCGCCATGACGCAATCCGGTCATTTCGACGCCGAAGAGCTCCTGGAGGCGCTGCGGCGCTCCAACCGTCCGGTGAGCCGCGCCACTCTCTACCGCACTCTGGACCATCTGGCGGAAGCCGGGCTCGTCAAGCGCCATCACTTCCAAGAAGGACACGCCCGCTTCGAGAGCAACTTCAACCGGGCCCATCACGATCACATGGTGTGCGAGCGCTGCGGCCAGGTGATCGAATTCGTGAGCGAGCAGATCGAGGCGCTGCAGGAAGAGATCTGCGAGCAGCACGGCTTCCGTGCCCACGGACACGTGCACCAGATCTTCGGCCTCTGCAAAGACTGCCAGGCGGAGCATTCGTGAGCACAGCGGTCGAGAAACAGTCGTCGCTCGCCTTCCACCCCCGGGTCGTCCTGGTGGGGAACCCCAACGTGGGGAAAAGCGTGCTCTTCGGCGCCCTCACCCGGCGCTACGTCACGGTGTCCAATTATCCCGGGACGACGGTGACGGTGACGCGCGGTTCCATGCGTCTCGACGGGCACCAGCTCGAGGTCCTCGACACCCCCGGCGTCAACAGCCTGGTGCCGACCTCGGAGGACGAGGAAGTCACCCGCGACATTCTCCTGCGCCAAGAGCCTGGCGCGCTGGTGCAGGTGGCGGACGCCAAGAACCTGCGCCGCGCCCTCATCCTGAGCGTGCAGATCGCCGAGCTCGGCCTGCCCTTCGCCCTCGACCTGAACATGATGGACGAGGCCGGCGATCAAGGTTTGCACCTCGATCGCGCCGGACTCGAGGCGTTGCTCGGCGTCCGCGTCCTGGCCACGGTGGCGGTGCGCCGCAAGGGACTCGACGAGCTGCGCGACGCTCTCCTCGAACAGCGCCGCTCCACCTTCCAGGTGCGTTATCCCGAAAGCATCGAGGCCGCGATCCAGGAGATGGAAGGGCACCTGCCACAGACGCATTTGCAGCGGCGCGGCCTCGCCCTCACGCTGCTCGCCGGCGACACCACGCTCCTCCCCTGGCTGGAATCACACACGAGTGCCGCCGACCTGCAAGTCCTGGACGGCATCCGCACCAGGACGCAGGCGCTGTTGCGCGAGCCCTTGAGCACCGTGATCCACCGCCACCGCCTGCTGGCGATCGACGCCGTGCTGCGCCAGGTGGAACGGCGCCCGAGCCGGCGCGTCGGCTCGCTCCTCGACACGCTCGGCAGCTGGAGCATGCATCCCGTTTGGGGCATCCCCGTGCTCCTCGTGGTGCTGTGGGGCATGTACCAATTCGTCGGCGTCTTCGGTGCCGGTACACTGGTGGATCTCCTGGAGACGAAGCTCTTCGGCAACGTGCTCTCGCCTTGGGCGATGCGGGCCGCCGACTTCGTCTTTCCCTTCCCGCACACCCACGCCCTGGCGCAAGGCGTACTCCTGCCGCAGTACACCCACGGTGTCCTCGGCTCCGGTCAAGAGGTGCTCCGCTTCTTCCACGATCTCCTCGTCGGGCCCTACGGGCAGATCACCATGGCCCTCTCCTATTCCATCGCCCTCATCCTGCCCATCGTCAGCACCTTCTTCCTGGCCTTCGGGATCCTGGAGGATTCGGGGTATTTGCCGCGGCTCGCGGTGATGGTGAATCGCCTGTTCCGTTCGATGGGACTGAACGGCAAAGCGGTGCTGCCCATGGTCCTCGGACTCGGCTGCGACACCATGGCGACGCTGACGACGCGCATCCTGGAGACGCGCAAGGAGCGCATCCTGGTCACTCTGCTCCTGGCGCTCGCGGTGCCCTGCTCCGCCCAGCTCGGCGTCATCCTGGGGATGATGCGCTCGCTCTCCCTCGCGGCGACGCTGGTATGGGCCGGGTGCACGCTGCTCGTCCTCTTCCTGGTCGGCTGGACCGCCGCCCGCGTCGTGCCCGGGCGCGCTTCCGATTTCGTCCTGGAGCTGCCGCCAATCCGCCGGCCTCAGCTCTCCAACCTCGGGGTGAAGACCATGGCGCGCATCGAGTGGTATCTGCGCGAGGCGGTGCCGCTCTTCCTGTTCGGAACGCTGCTGCTCTTCGTCCTCCAGGCGATGCACGCTCTCCAAGTCATCGAGCGGCTCTCGGCGCCTCTCGTCGTTGGCATCCTGGGACTCCCCGAACGCGCTGCCGAGGCCTTCCTCATCGGCTTCCTGCGGCGGGACTACGGCGCCGCCGGCCTCTACGACATGGCCCGCGACGGGCAGATGGACAGCGTGCAGCTCGTGGTCTCCATGGTGACGATCACGCTCTTCGTCCCCTGCGTCGCCAACTTCCTCATCATGCTGAAGGAACGCGGCGTCCGCACGGCGCTCGTCATGGTGGCCTTCATCGTGCCCTTCGCTTTCGTGGTGGGAGGCGCGCTCAACCTGAGCCTGCGCGCCCTGGGGGTGCACTTCTGATGCAACCCGAACCCAGCACCGTCCGTTGCCCGCTCTGCGGCGGCGACCTGCACGACAGCGTCGGCGGCTGCAACTCCTGCCCCATGCACTCTGGCTGCGCCATGCTCTGCTGCGATCGCTGCGGCTACACCACCGTGCAGCCCCGGTCCGCCACCCTGGATTTCTTCGCCCGGCTCTTCCGCCGGCGCCGACAGGAGAGCCATGCATCCTGAGTTCCAAGCGCAACCCACCGACGAGATCCTCGAGCAGGTGTGGTCGCGACGCGAAGTGGGGGACGAGACGCTCTCGGGGTTGCTCGGCGCCGTGACGCCGGAGGACGGCGGCGAGGACACCGCGGCTCTGGTGCAACAACTGCAGCGCGAAGGGTTCCTGCGCCTGGAAGGCGACCGCGTCCGTCTCACCGAGAGCGGCGAAGCGCGCGCTCGACTCATTATCCGCGGCCACCGGTTGGCCAAGCGGCTCCTCTGCGACGTTCTCGCCCTGCCGGCCCTGGAGGCCGAGCGCACCGCCTGCCTCATGGAGCACGTGCTGCATCCGGTGGCGGCGAACGCGGTCTGCGCGCTCCTCGGGCACCCGCCGCGCTGTCCCGAGGGCCTGCCGATCCCGCCGGGGGATTGCTGCCGCGAGCGCGACCAGCGCCAGTTCAAACCGCTGGTGGTACCGCTGCCGGAGCTGGAGCGCGGCCGCAGCGGCCACATCGTCTTCATGACGCCGGACTCGCAGAAGCGCTACGAGCGCCTCGGCCTCTTCGGCGTCGTCCCGGGCACGAGCATCAGGCTGCGGCAGACGCAACCTTCCGTGGTCATCGACGTCGACGGCACGAGCCTCGCCCTCGACCGCGACGTGGCGCGGGAGATCTACGTCCGCCGCGATACTTGAGGAGGTTTCCCGTGGCTCAGTACGTCGACGGTTATGTCCTGCCGGTGCCGAAGAAGAAGGTCCAAGCCTACCGCCGGCTGGCGCAGAAGGCCGGCAAGATCTGGCGCGAACACGGTGCCCTCGAGTACAGGGAATGCATCGGCGAGGACCTGAACGTGAAGGGCATGGCCTCGTTCCCCCGCCAGGTCAAGGTCAGGCCCGGCGAGACGGTGGTTTTCTCTTGGGTGGTGTTCAAGTCGCGGACGCACCGGGATCGCGTCAACGCCAAGGTGATGAAGGATCCGCGCCTGATCAAAATGGCGACGCAGGCGATGCCCTACGTGCAGCCGAAGCGCATGCTCTACGGCGGTTTCGAGGTCCTCGTCGACGCCTGAGCACGCCCGGCACGACGCGTGGCGGAAGCATCCCGGCCGACAAAGCGGCATCGATTTGCTTCCTCGTCTTGTCCTGGACGTGCGCCCCGCATGGGGCTTGGCCTGGCCATCTGCCGGTCGCTCATCCAGGCTACATGGTGGCCGCATCGGGTTCACGAACAACTCTGGCCGCGTGACGACCTTTTGGTGCATGCTCCCCGCCGTGGAAAAGGTGAGAGTATGAGTGCGGCAGAGTCGACCGTATTCGTCGTCGATGACGAGCCCTCGGTGCGCAAGAGCCTCGGCCGTCTCCTCAAGGCGGCCGGGTATCGCGTGGAAGCGTTCGCTTCTGCTCGTGATTTCCTGCAGCACGATCCCGACGTCGGAGCCGGTTGCCTGGTGCTCGACGTGCAGATGCCCGAACTGAACGGGCTGGAGCTGCAGCGAGCGCTCACGGAAACGGACCGCCCCCTGCCGATCATCTTCATCACCGGCCATGGCGACATTCCGATGAGCGTTCGTGCCATGAAGGGTGGCGCCGTTGATTTCCTTTCCAAGCCCTTCGACGCGAAGGATCTGCTCGAAGCAATCGCGCGGGCGCTCGAGACGGCCCAGCTGCAGTCGAAGCAGCGAGCCAACTCGGCCGACGTCAAACGCCTACTCGCGAGGCTCACGCCACGCGAGCACGAGGTCATGCTCCAGGTGATCACGGGCCGGCCCAACAAGCAAATCGCCGCGACGCTCGGCACCTCGGAGAAGACCGTCAAGGTGCATCGTGGCCGGGTGATGCACAAGCTGGAGGTGCAGTCCGTCGCCGACCTGGTGCGGCTGTGCGAGAAGGCAGGGATTCGCGTGCCGTGAGACGGAGATCCTGCCCACCGCCATTGCTCCCTGACCAGGTCACGGCGACCGGCCTCTTTTGAGCACGATCGGTTGAACCGCATCCGTCAGAAGTCCGGCGCCGACCGCACCACCAGCCCTCCTCCGGCCGCTTGGCGAGTCTCGTCTCCTGTCAGCCGCCGGACCGACGGGATCCATCCTGAGTCGGACGATGGCCCTGGAATGTGGCTTTTGAAATGGGACTCTAGTCCTAGCCGGGTGTAGTGAAGGCAGACGCGGGACTAAGGTCCTATATCAAGCCCCTTGCTATGGGTCCATCCTTCCAGTATGAGTGATCGACCTATCATCGTGGTGATCGATGGCGACACGTCCATACGCAGGGCGCTGACGCGTTTGCTGCGAACCGCCCAAATGGGAGTGGAAACCTACGCTTCGAGTGAGGAGTTCCTTCTCAGGCTCGATGGCCGCGATCCGGACTGCCTGGTCTTGGATAGTGACATGCCAGGAATCACGGGCACGGAACTGCGCGATCGGCTCGCAGAGATGGGACACCCGATTCCCGTGGTCTGCATCACGGCGACGAACGGAGTGGACTTGACCCGTCGCACCACCGGGCCTGAAGTTCTCCACAAACCCTTCAACGACAAGACTCTGCTAGACGCCATCGGCCGTGCGATCGGCAAGCGCGAGGCGAAGTAGGATTCTCGGCCCGCATCCGGCGCCTGC
This sequence is a window from Candidatus Krumholzibacteriia bacterium. Protein-coding genes within it:
- a CDS encoding response regulator transcription factor; translated protein: MGLGLAICRSLIQATWWPHRVHEQLWPRDDLLVHAPRRGKGESMSAAESTVFVVDDEPSVRKSLGRLLKAAGYRVEAFASARDFLQHDPDVGAGCLVLDVQMPELNGLELQRALTETDRPLPIIFITGHGDIPMSVRAMKGGAVDFLSKPFDAKDLLEAIARALETAQLQSKQRANSADVKRLLARLTPREHEVMLQVITGRPNKQIAATLGTSEKTVKVHRGRVMHKLEVQSVADLVRLCEKAGIRVP
- a CDS encoding prephenate dehydrogenase/arogenate dehydrogenase family protein, coding for MAEEDLDTLRERIRELDLHLVALVAERVGLARQVGELKRLQKRATVDYAQERVVLERARAAAAQRGLDPAVAEDLLAGLIRASVTAQDADSLRLAAVGAGKSAVVVGGAGRMGRWFARFLSAQGYTTGSLDPAAAPEENDWAHQALPAAELVVCSTPPAATAALYADWVRKPPAGVVVDIASIKTPLLEPIRALQRAGGRVASIHPMFGPSIFLLRDADLVICDTGDREAAAAVERLFQPTTAHLVHLPLADHDRVMADLLSLAHATAIAFALTLPETEHPVRSTTFQALESLAAAVVRESPDVYYEIQTMNPHSAEALERLRSALDRIVGAVAARDAGGFRALLEEGQRRTVVERPSRPAAT
- a CDS encoding metal-dependent transcriptional regulator, with translation MHPEFQAQPTDEILEQVWSRREVGDETLSGLLGAVTPEDGGEDTAALVQQLQREGFLRLEGDRVRLTESGEARARLIIRGHRLAKRLLCDVLALPALEAERTACLMEHVLHPVAANAVCALLGHPPRCPEGLPIPPGDCCRERDQRQFKPLVVPLPELERGRSGHIVFMTPDSQKRYERLGLFGVVPGTSIRLRQTQPSVVIDVDGTSLALDRDVAREIYVRRDT
- a CDS encoding response regulator; translated protein: MSDRPIIVVIDGDTSIRRALTRLLRTAQMGVETYASSEEFLLRLDGRDPDCLVLDSDMPGITGTELRDRLAEMGHPIPVVCITATNGVDLTRRTTGPEVLHKPFNDKTLLDAIGRAIGKREAK
- a CDS encoding HAMP domain-containing sensor histidine kinase gives rise to the protein MAVFRFTRKRTLVLAALGILLPTAFLAFLSIRLQREMFGFQNHILEETAHFTADHAVSQVQDRIRAKEREIHMHFRMVALLQRFDPATELARVEATYPYVDRAFLLRPDRSVAFSQRSDGDSLRDRAARILDEVLDSDTFEHLLGSTEAHFFRGQEGGEPFHLTAFGLFDAKGQAYGVAGFFLHLPYVRERFLAHVLEEAIESATERFSPRFGQDLAFAVYDQSGRLVYPSASGDKQLGDQPGESLAEAELWDVLPGWTVRLHYASPKGPKYQRDIWLSNTLLLAVMGVIAIGGILVSMRFLLRQMELAHLKSHFVSNITHELKTPLAAIRLYTETLKEGRFHDEQQEKKFLGIIHKETVRLTHLINNILDFARIEQGKKRYHFEPASVGEVVRGVLDAYAYQLRSKGFEVQLEVQPDLPPVWLDRDALSQAVLNLLDNAMKYSAMNKGIDVHVLRANGSGGESHRARPGGTAASEPGGEDGAVQIVVSDHGIGIAPREQSRVFDAFYRIEKGLEHDVKGSGLGLAVVKHVVEAHGGTVRLESRQGEGSTFTLRLPVNGASQRAAQEARDHQESKT
- a CDS encoding metal ABC transporter permease, producing the protein MEALGMPFFRTALFAILVLGGIHAYLGFHVVRRGVIFVDLALAQMAALGVALAVAVEHHEDPVAAYSLPLAMTLVGAACFAWLRSQERRVPLEAFIGIVFATAQAAVFLVLEKSPSGPEHLKETLVGTLYTVDPRHLLQTAMLYAVIGGAHLLLRRPFFEITNDPEGARVRGRRLFLWDFVFYALFGVVVTSSVRIAGVLLVFGLLVIPAVAGLLTTGRTLPALAMGWSFAFVASFAGLLASLRWDMPAAPSILISLTLFLGLHGIVLRLRRG
- the feoB gene encoding ferrous iron transport protein B, with the protein product MSTAVEKQSSLAFHPRVVLVGNPNVGKSVLFGALTRRYVTVSNYPGTTVTVTRGSMRLDGHQLEVLDTPGVNSLVPTSEDEEVTRDILLRQEPGALVQVADAKNLRRALILSVQIAELGLPFALDLNMMDEAGDQGLHLDRAGLEALLGVRVLATVAVRRKGLDELRDALLEQRRSTFQVRYPESIEAAIQEMEGHLPQTHLQRRGLALTLLAGDTTLLPWLESHTSAADLQVLDGIRTRTQALLREPLSTVIHRHRLLAIDAVLRQVERRPSRRVGSLLDTLGSWSMHPVWGIPVLLVVLWGMYQFVGVFGAGTLVDLLETKLFGNVLSPWAMRAADFVFPFPHTHALAQGVLLPQYTHGVLGSGQEVLRFFHDLLVGPYGQITMALSYSIALILPIVSTFFLAFGILEDSGYLPRLAVMVNRLFRSMGLNGKAVLPMVLGLGCDTMATLTTRILETRKERILVTLLLALAVPCSAQLGVILGMMRSLSLAATLVWAGCTLLVLFLVGWTAARVVPGRASDFVLELPPIRRPQLSNLGVKTMARIEWYLREAVPLFLFGTLLLFVLQAMHALQVIERLSAPLVVGILGLPERAAEAFLIGFLRRDYGAAGLYDMARDGQMDSVQLVVSMVTITLFVPCVANFLIMLKERGVRTALVMVAFIVPFAFVVGGALNLSLRALGVHF
- a CDS encoding Fur family transcriptional regulator; translated protein: MTPIAHGDDNSGAERSPEERLREHLKSRNLRITPERLTVLHGAMTQSGHFDAEELLEALRRSNRPVSRATLYRTLDHLAEAGLVKRHHFQEGHARFESNFNRAHHDHMVCERCGQVIEFVSEQIEALQEEICEQHGFRAHGHVHQIFGLCKDCQAEHS
- a CDS encoding metal ABC transporter substrate-binding protein encodes the protein MSLNHSRRRGNPEGNRCSHSWHLGFVLIVGVLVCFAAGPAAAKVLVAASTTDLASIASSVGGDLVEVVAIGRPNADPHRVEVLPSYMVRVSRARIYLKVGLWLDQWADQIIDGSHNNDLVIVDCSRGIPVLEKPTGKVDASMGDVHPDGNPHYWLDPRNGSIVAHTIAEALSRFDPAHASEYAAGSERFAKEMEALVQHGERALAGIPSRDIITFHRSWSYFANTFGLNVVSTMEPIPGIPPTGKHLQDLVSVIKERKVTVALQEPYFSEDAGKFLARETGIRIVRIAAACDDTAAGSYASHFEALFALLSGNAAAGQP
- a CDS encoding DUF1428 domain-containing protein, which encodes MAQYVDGYVLPVPKKKVQAYRRLAQKAGKIWREHGALEYRECIGEDLNVKGMASFPRQVKVRPGETVVFSWVVFKSRTHRDRVNAKVMKDPRLIKMATQAMPYVQPKRMLYGGFEVLVDA